A section of the Telopea speciosissima isolate NSW1024214 ecotype Mountain lineage chromosome 3, Tspe_v1, whole genome shotgun sequence genome encodes:
- the LOC122653893 gene encoding protein ASYMMETRIC LEAVES 2-like has protein sequence MASSSNSPCAACKFLRRKCQPECVFAPYFPPDQPQKFANVHKVFGASNVTKLLNELHPHQREDAVNSLAYEADMRLRDPVYGCVGVISLLQHQLRQLQMDLSFAKSELSKYQNVGITGHGLIAAAAAAAAANHHPQIGISLLSGSRDHHHHHQNHYQFFSRDQQQAMRGFDANNAYDATSLMALNASASIGQLGQFQQARAAGDDLRSIGPS, from the coding sequence ATGGCTTCATCATCTAATTCCCCTTGTGCCGCATGTAAATTTCTCCGGCGAAAGTGTCAGCCGGAGTGTGTCTTTGCTCCGTATTTCCCACCGGACCAACCACAGAAGTTTGCCAACGTGCACAAAGTCTTCGGTGCCAGTAACGTAACAAAGCTGCTCAATGAACTCCACCCTCATCAACGAGAAGATGCAGTCAATTCTCTCGCTTATGAAGCCGATATGCGGTTGCGTGATCCGGTTTACGGTTGTGTCGGGGTGATTTCTCTCCTTCAGCATCAATTGCGTCAACTGCAAATGGATCTTAGTTTTGCTAAATCTGAGTTATCCAAATACCAGAACGTCGGCATCACCGGACATGGTCTAATCGCCGCTGCTGCTGCCGCTGCAGCAGCCAATCATCATCCTCAGATTGGGATAAGTCTCTTGAGTGGTAGTAGagaccatcatcaccatcaccaaaaCCACTATCAATTCTTCTCTAGGGACCAACAACAAGCCATGAGAGGTTTTGATGCTAACAATGCTTATGATGCTACTAGCCTTATGGCCTTGAATGCATCAGCAAGTATAGGGCAGTTGGGTCAATTCCAGCAGGCCCGAGCTGCCGGCGACGATCTCCGAAGCATTGGGCCATCTTAG